TATCCCTATACGCCTGGAGTGCGTACTCTGCACTTTGTTGCCTTTTTCGTGATTCCTCTACGCGTTTTTGCAAGAATTCAACCTGTTGCGTGGTCTTGGAAACAGTATAGTCTGTGACGTAGTCAATGAGGTATTTCTCGCTGGCTTCAACCAATATTGCTGCAACCACAGGATCCGTCATTTCACTTTCTATGGTAATAATTCCATCATTGGTGCCAACGGAAGCACTAACCAAGCTCCTTGCAGCATTTACCATCCTTTCTTCTTTCGGGGTAAATGAAAGGATTTTAGTATCCCCGGTAGAGGGTTTTGCCGCAGGTTTTTCGGGTTGCGCCTTTCCGGATGAAAACAGCCGGGAGAGGAAACTCTGAGAACTGTCTCTTGTCATAAAATGCTCCAGGGAGGGGTACGAAACATTATTTTCGTCCACAACCGGAATTTTTAAAAGATACTGTCCGAAAGGGATTGTTGAGAGAATATTAGGATACAGCTCAGGAACCAACTTTCCACTTGGATCGGATCCCGCGCCTAAGGCCATGCTAAAAAATGAACTGTTTCTGCTAGATCCTAATTCGGGTAACAATATTGTTTGGGCTGTGAACTTTTTGGCAAGCAGAAAACTGGCTGCCACTCCAATAATAGCAGACAAAAATGCAGCAACAATCAGAACCAGCAAATATCTCTTGAAAAAACCAATTACCTCGAGAAAGCTGATTTCGACTGTATCGGTTGTTTTTTCAGGCTGTGTGTCGGGCATACTATTTTTTATAGGATTCGAATTAATGCAATAGAGAGCGTGGTGAATAACGAGATAATCGCAAGTCTTTCTCCACGGGACATAGGCTGCTCGATTTTCGGTTCCTTCATTGGAATAGTCACTACGGATCCGGGCTCAACTTTTGGATAAGATCGGAAAAATAAAAAACGAGTTGTTCTATGAGTCCGGCCGTTAGGATAAGAGACGTAAGCTCTGTTTTTGCGGGCTCTTTCTGTATATCCGCCCGCCTGGGAGATATACTCTTTAAAATCGAATTTCCTGTCGAAATTCATAACCGAAGGGTTGTAAACTCCTCCCTGGATGCGCACCATTTCTGACTTTTTGGGAATATAGAGCGTGTCGCCGTCCTGTAACAGTAAGTTTGCGGGAATTGTTGGTTTTTCAACAATAGCCTTCAGGTCAAGTGCTACAAGCTCTCTATTCCTGTAAAACCGGGCTCCGTCAATGTACGCCTCTTTCTTCATTCCTCCCACCTTCGGGAATAAATCGGAGATTCTTTCGAAGTTATTAAGAATTGTATAAGTCCCTGGATACGTAACCTCACCAGCAACAGTCACTATTTTTTGTACTTCATAACGGGGGGATTTCCTTACCAAAATAACGTCATAAGGAAGAAGCTTGAATTTTTGATCTTCTTCATTCAGAACGAGGTTATCGGCAACATTGAGCGTGAAAATCCGCACATTCTGTGAATCCGGCAGACCAATGGTGTCATTCTTAACACGGCGGGAAACTTCAATCCGATAAGGTACACCGCCTTCGGTGTAACCTCCCGCTTGAAAAATAAGGTCGGCGATCGTGATATCCTTATAGTAGTAGTATGCTCCCGGGTTAATCACCGATCCATCTATTGATAAATAAGTAAATTCCTTTAAATCTTCGACAGATTTGATTGTGAGGATATCACCCGGCAACAATGGAATGTCCGGGATTTCATTGTTTAAGAGTTTTCTTAAATCAATCGCAACGAGGCCGGTTTGAGTGTCTCCACTGGCTCGTTCAAGTAAGGCCCGGTTCAGGAATGCTCGTTGTCCGATTCCCTGCGCCATGTTGATAAGTTCCTTGACAGTCTTTGTCCTTTCATCCAAAGGATAAAAACCT
This Dyadobacter sp. UC 10 DNA region includes the following protein-coding sequences:
- a CDS encoding GumC domain-containing protein; protein product: MPDTQPEKTTDTVEISFLEVIGFFKRYLLVLIVAAFLSAIIGVAASFLLAKKFTAQTILLPELGSSRNSSFFSMALGAGSDPSGKLVPELYPNILSTIPFGQYLLKIPVVDENNVSYPSLEHFMTRDSSQSFLSRLFSSGKAQPEKPAAKPSTGDTKILSFTPKEERMVNAARSLVSASVGTNDGIITIESEMTDPVVAAILVEASEKYLIDYVTDYTVSKTTQQVEFLQKRVEESRKRQQSAEYALQAYRDTHRNTFLNVARIEEQRLQAEYVLSQAIYSDLSSKLEQFKIREKEEKPVFKVLEPVRVPLSKSSPKRLFIGIIFSVLGVFVTLSYIIFFKEKLHRKLM